The following proteins are co-located in the Deinococcus metallilatus genome:
- a CDS encoding histidine phosphatase family protein, giving the protein MTQRRPPTGFAPPDRRTATEFWVVRHGESTWNADGRYQGQTDVPLSHVGILQASSLAERLTGQHFDAVYSSDLARAFQTAEIVAERLSGHPPVLPDPGLREIDVGQLSGLVLADIEARHPDYLTALRADPWSTRRPSGESMEDLFARSGAALERLRARHPGGRVLVFTHGGVVRVAVGLALGGVPANAWTRLSVTNTSITRVLLGEGNGTLLGFNDDAHLENLIEATEADDVLGQAQ; this is encoded by the coding sequence TTGACCCAGCGGCGTCCTCCCACCGGCTTCGCCCCGCCCGACCGCCGGACCGCGACGGAGTTCTGGGTCGTGCGGCACGGCGAGAGCACCTGGAATGCCGACGGGCGTTACCAGGGGCAGACGGACGTGCCGCTCAGCCATGTGGGCATTCTCCAGGCGTCCAGCCTGGCCGAGCGGCTGACCGGGCAGCACTTCGACGCGGTGTACTCCAGCGACCTGGCCCGCGCCTTCCAGACCGCCGAGATCGTGGCCGAGCGGTTGAGCGGACACCCGCCGGTGCTGCCCGACCCCGGTCTGCGCGAGATCGACGTCGGCCAGCTCAGCGGCCTGGTGCTGGCCGACATCGAGGCCCGGCACCCCGACTACCTGACCGCCCTGCGTGCCGATCCCTGGAGTACCCGCCGCCCCAGTGGGGAGAGCATGGAAGACCTCTTCGCCCGCTCGGGCGCGGCCCTGGAGCGCCTGCGCGCCCGCCACCCCGGGGGCCGCGTGCTGGTCTTCACGCACGGGGGCGTGGTGCGCGTCGCGGTGGGCCTCGCGCTGGGGGGCGTGCCCGCGAACGCCTGGACGCGCCTCAGCGTCACCAACACCTCCATCACCCGCGTGCTGCTGGGGGAGGGGAACGGCACCCTGCTCGGCTTCAACGACGACGCCCACCTGGAGAACCTGATCGAGGCCACCGAGGCGGACGACGTGCTGGGGCAGGCGCAGTAA
- the meaB gene encoding methylmalonyl Co-A mutase-associated GTPase MeaB has protein sequence MTAPDLETRFRAGDPRALARAITLAESGLPAARPLLRAAREIAASRGPGGTVVLGVTGSPGSGKSTLTDALITYLRSQGKRVAVLAVDPSSPYSGGAILGDRIRMLRHHADEGVFVRSLASRGALGGLSAHTMQVLALMEGAGFDWVILETVGVGQSEVDVAAACDHTLLVLTPAGGDGVQAFKAGIMEIADVIAVNKADLPGADRTVRELLAAQGLGRHDEHTWLAPVRRTVAQTGEGIDKIVAAVLAHRAFLGEAGLRERRTHRAEFEVRTLVQDRVLKRARGVSGDLYARVARGELDADTAADALLAEA, from the coding sequence ATGACTGCGCCAGACCTCGAAACCCGCTTCCGTGCGGGGGACCCCCGCGCCCTGGCCCGCGCGATCACGCTGGCCGAAAGTGGGCTGCCCGCCGCCCGCCCCCTGCTGCGCGCCGCCCGGGAGATCGCCGCCTCACGTGGTCCGGGCGGCACCGTCGTCCTGGGCGTGACCGGCAGCCCCGGCAGCGGCAAGAGCACCCTGACCGACGCGCTGATCACGTATCTGCGGAGTCAGGGCAAGCGCGTGGCGGTGCTGGCCGTCGATCCCAGCAGCCCCTACTCGGGCGGCGCGATTCTGGGGGACCGCATCCGGATGCTGCGCCACCACGCCGACGAGGGGGTCTTCGTGCGCTCGCTGGCCAGCCGGGGGGCGCTGGGCGGTCTGTCGGCGCACACCATGCAGGTGCTGGCGCTGATGGAGGGGGCGGGCTTCGACTGGGTCATCCTGGAGACGGTCGGGGTGGGCCAGTCGGAGGTGGACGTGGCCGCCGCCTGCGACCACACCCTGCTGGTGCTGACCCCGGCCGGGGGTGACGGCGTGCAGGCCTTCAAGGCCGGGATCATGGAAATCGCGGACGTGATCGCGGTGAACAAGGCCGACCTCCCCGGCGCCGATCGCACCGTCCGCGAACTGCTGGCCGCGCAGGGCCTCGGCAGGCACGACGAACACACCTGGCTGGCGCCCGTCCGCCGCACCGTCGCGCAGACGGGCGAGGGCATCGACAAGATCGTGGCTGCCGTTCTCGCCCACCGCGCCTTCCTGGGGGAGGCGGGCTTGCGGGAGCGCCGCACCCACCGCGCCGAGTTCGAGGTGCGGACCCTGGTGCAAGACCGCGTGCTGAAGCGGGCACGCGGGGTGAGCGGCGACCTGTATGCCCGCGTCGCCCGCGGCGAACTCGACGCGGACACCGCCGCCGACGCGCTGCTGGCGGAGGCGTAG
- a CDS encoding isoprenylcysteine carboxyl methyltransferase family protein, producing MKARTLAPLLFVFLTVQRLLEVRLARSNERWAREHGAAEYGREHYPLFFVLHPGWMLCTLLEGRRARGRVNWLAFALFGLAQPLRYWVIRTLGRYWNTKILIVPGGERVTGGPFRYLRHPNYAVVALEIASAPLAVGAWRTALTYTVLNAALLLLIRLPAEERALRAYRQAEG from the coding sequence GTGAAGGCCCGCACCCTCGCCCCCCTCCTCTTCGTGTTCCTGACTGTGCAGCGCCTCCTCGAAGTGCGCCTGGCGCGGTCGAATGAACGCTGGGCGCGCGAACACGGCGCGGCCGAATACGGCCGGGAACACTACCCTCTCTTCTTCGTGCTGCACCCGGGCTGGATGCTCTGCACGCTGCTGGAGGGCCGCCGGGCGCGCGGGCGGGTGAACTGGCTGGCGTTCGCGCTCTTCGGGCTGGCGCAGCCGCTGCGGTACTGGGTGATCCGCACCCTGGGCCGCTACTGGAACACCAAAATCCTGATTGTGCCGGGCGGCGAGCGCGTCACGGGTGGCCCCTTCCGGTACCTGCGGCACCCGAATTACGCGGTGGTGGCGCTGGAAATAGCCTCGGCGCCGCTGGCGGTCGGTGCCTGGCGGACGGCGCTGACGTACACGGTGCTGAACGCGGCGCTGCTGCTGCTCATCCGCCTGCCCGCCGAGGAACGGGCGCTGCGGGCCTACCGGCAGGCGG